A window of Oncorhynchus nerka isolate Pitt River linkage group LG4, Oner_Uvic_2.0, whole genome shotgun sequence contains these coding sequences:
- the pole3 gene encoding DNA polymerase epsilon subunit 3 yields MAERPEDLNLPNAVITRIIKEALPDGVNVSKEARRAISQAASVFVLYATSCANNFAMKAKRKTLNATDVMSAMEEMEFERFLQPLRESLEAYKKGQKGKKEASEQKRKDAKEKKNDVEENDKSREEEEEEEERMDEDQEAENEVEEEEVEN; encoded by the exons ATGGCAGAAAGACCCGAGGACCTCAATCTGCCCAATGCAGTTATCACGCGCATCATCAAGGAGGCG CTCCCAGATGGGGTGAACGTGTCAAAAGAAGCCAGGCGAGCCATATCTCAAGCTGCCAGTGTATTCGTCCTCTATGCAACATCTTG TGCAAACAACTTTGCCATGAAAGCCAAACGGAAAACTCTAAACGCAACAGATGTGATGTCTGcgatggaggagatggagtttGAACGCTTCTTGCAGCCTCTACGTGAATCTTTGGAGG CTTACAAGAAGGGccagaaggggaagaaagaggcaTCGGAACAAAAACGCAAAGATGCAAAGGAGAAAAAGAACGATGTGGAGGAGAACGACAAGAgcagggaggaagaagaggaggaggaagagcgcATGGATGAAGACCAGGAAGCAGAGAATGAGGTTGAAGAGGAAGAAGTTGAGAATTGA